GTGAGGTTCGACAATACCTGATAAATGCTCCGTCCCTAGAGAGCCAGGAAACTTAAAGCTTGACGGGGATACTAAAATAGAGTAAAGAAGCACCCAAACTTAAGTTAGGGTTACCTAAATATTTCTATTTCTCAGGATTGgggtcttgagttttcttacctccccTAGCTAGAAGTCCTACGGCAACTCGTTTGGTTCGAGCTTTTGAACATTATATAACACTCAGACACAGTGTTGGATATACTTCTTACAGGCCGGCCAATATGATAGTGAATTTGCCTTGGCaaggcttggaagaagagccgGAAAGCATTCCGGGTCTCTGCGGCAGAAATTCCTCTTGCATAAGACGACGAATCCGATAAATTCCCACTAATTGGATTCTGTCAATTGGAGATACTGAGAGGAGGGTTTCCATCGCCTTACCAACTCTTCCATTGCGGACAGTTTCCACGTTagatgatgttgactgaGAGAGTTGTTGCCTACAGCAGACGGAGAAACTCTCACGGTGTTTGATGCATTTAGAACTCGAATTTCTCATTTTGAGGAGTGATAAAGACGGACTCCATTGGGCTGAACATATGCTTTCCTACACATGATAGTCACCTTGAACGCTGTCAAACACCATGAGCCAATGCTTACCTGTTGCTGGTTAAAACCACCCTGgcaaaaggtcaagaagcacTGACTTGAGTTCTATAGCCACTGCCTCGCCAGTGATATGCTTAGATCAGAAGTTGCTAATGAACTGGGAAATCAAGTAGTCTTGCGATGTTGGTGAAATCCTGCACCAGTGAAAGATCACCTTCACTCTAAATCCACATAATAATCTCAGCATCCTTTTTGAATTCATGCGTAACCTTAGTGAAGGAGATCTGTATCTTCCCCCGGTCTCTCATGCCAGTCAGCACTAGGAGATTGTATTTTGATGTGTTGCGATGGGGTCCAGTTCCTGACGAATCTTGTTCAGCTCATTGCTTCTCATCCGAAGGATTGAGGATACTGCGGAGATTTATGTTGCTAAGAGGCAATTTTGCGACTTTGGTATGGATATAGGCCCCTTGTGAGGTGCTGACTATGATTACTAGGTTGCTTCGAACTCAGAGCCCTTTGCGGATTCTCTCATTTGCTTGAGGTGCTTTCTGATACGTCCCGTTATTTCATCAAATTCTACCTGGATATTGGACCAGGAGATATTCACCCTGTCAACGAGAATCAAGAGTTAACTCAAAGAGGAGTAGAGGTAGTCGCCACTGGATATaccaagatgatggagacGCAGAAATCTGACCATGCGTACCCAAAAGATCAGAACAAACGACATCAATAAGGAGATTGTCCAAAGTCTAATTCTATTGAAGTAGATATTCATACAGCCTAGTATCTTCACATCATTGCTCATGTCTGCGAGCAAAGATACGGTCTGGTTCGGAATGGGGTTATAAACATCACTGTATGAGACGCGGACCTGAAGACTCCGATGAACTACACCCCatatcattgttgatcgTATCATGTAATTTTCCTTGTTTGGCGTCCCACCATGTGAACGATAGAGAATGCACCATTGGTTCTGTGCGATAGACGATCCGTTTCACCAAACGACATTGAATCGTGCGACAAGAGTCTGACCGGTTGCGTGGGCGAAGGAAATTATCTGCATTGCAACCGAAAGCAGCGGTGGTATTGGTGGCCCAAACAGACGCGAGACCGACCGGTTCTGTCGTGATGTGGGATCACtgaaagatgatgagttgggTAGGATACGTCGATGTAAATGAGAAGCGAAGTGAAGCTGATAATTTACAGCCTGCCCATCTCATGGCTCTTTCTACGATTATACGGTAGACCCTGAAGCACCTCCGCGGGAGAGTAGAAGTCCCCGTACTCTTGTTTATTAGTAAGAAGGAATAGGGAGATGAGGATTCAAGATGAATGGTATTGCGTAGCTGCTACCAGCGAGGGGCACGATACCATGGTAAACATTTCTCAGAAGGATACTCGCTATACCTTTTCACAGCCTCGCTTTGCCTCGTTCTTCTAGTGACGGGTATTTTCATGATGAGCCGTTCGACAGGAGTGACCAGTGGCTACATCCTGGCATTGAAAACTTATGCATATTAGCCTTCAATTCTGGGGCTTGTTGATTGAGTCGCAACAAACACCATCACCCTTGTCTCGAAGAATCACGATCCCATAAAAGGCAAAACCCCTTGACTGAACCCAAAGAAGAACCATATCAACATGAGAGCAGCCCTTCATAAGTCAAACGACCAAACCATTGCTCTTAATGCACCTATCAATGCTACCAGTCTAAACAAATCCCGGCGTTTCAGCCCCTAGATCTAAGCCCATCCCAAACCTCGACATTATCATCCCATCATTTCATATGCATTTAACAGTCCGGTGCAACCTTGCAATCAACCACAGCCGTTTGACCCGCCTGCACCTTGGCAATAGCCTCCTTCAACACGCTCTCTAGATCCGAAGCCTTGTCAACTCTAGCAGCGTGAATATCTCCACctgcagcagccttggcgaTACCAGCGTAGTCAGGTACGGGATCGAAAGAAATGTTGATCTCTTCGTTTGTGGCCTTTGAGCCAAGACCGTCGGGGTGGACCAATAGTAAAGATCTACGAGGAGCGTTCCATCCTGTGATGCATTAGCAAAGGGCCAGTTTGATCGAGGTTAGGTGACTTacccttgttgttgagcaCAATAGTCAAAACAGGAATCTTGTATCGCCTTGAGATCCAGTACACACTTCCAGGGACTGTGAAGAGATACGTTCCATCTCCCACAATCTGCACAACAAACTTGCCCTTGTTCGTGCCGCCGTTCTCAGCATCTGTCGCGAGCTTGATACCCAaggcaccaccaccagaccagccaagaccaccacctccacAGTTGATCCAAGACCCGGGAATAGTGGGCTGTATGTTGTCGTGTACGAAACCAGTGTTGGTGACAGCTTCAATAGCCCAGATTGTGTCTTCAGGGCATAAATCACGAAGCTTCTTGCTAAGATGGCCAGTGCCGAAGGTATCGTCTGCGAGAGGCTCAGCGGCCTTGGCGATGCTAGCGAGCTTGTTTTCGTGGACTTCAGCACGTtgcttctctgtctctgcagCGTTGACTTCGAGTTTACTGGCGAACTCCTTCTTGTTAAGCGCTTCGGTGATTTGTTGGATTGAGGTGAGGCCATCGGCCTTGTAGCGTGCATCGGCTTGGATATAGTGAGTTGGCATCTGCTGCTTCAGGGGGTCAACATCGATGTGGAAGATCTTTGCGTCCTCACGAGGCTTGCAGCGGGTCTGAACCCAGGGTACGTCGCAGTCCAGAACAACAATAGTATCAGCAGACTCGacagcatcgtcaacaccaaactTCAATCCAATCCAAGCGGGATGGTCAGCGGGGAAGCACATGTCACAACCACCAGTATCTAAGACTCGCAGACCCTTGACCTTATCTGCCAACTCAACAAGCGCAGCAGGAACCTTGTGGTTTCGTCCACTGTACCCTGTCACCAACAAAGGAGCCTTTGcaccagccaaagcctcaGCGATCTTATCAACAGCACTTGTAGGAAgaccaccaagctcaaccgACTCCCAATGTTCTTGCTTCAGCGAATAAGGCTTGAGATCAGCCTCGAGAATCTCACGTGCACTGCAAAGGTACACAGGACCTTGGGGATCTGAAGTAGCGAATTGCAGAGCGCGGTTAACCATTTGCTTGACGTTAGCTCCTGTCTTGATCTCGCCTGTGTATCGGCAGTACTGAGAGATAATTTGTTTCTGGTCTGGTACATCTTGAATCCAGTGGATGTACTCTGTGCGACTTCCGCGGTGTTCGCCTTCTTGTGTGAATGGTGATAGACCTGCGAATACTAACACGGGGGCGCGGCCTGTAGAAGCGTTGTGGACGGCTGCTCCAAGGCCTTGAGTTCCAACGTCAACGTGAACGATTACACACTGGGGTTTTCCTGTCAATCGAGCGTAACCATCAGCCATTGACATGGCCACCATCTGATTATGTCAGTTTTGCCCAAAAGCGTTCATGGATTTGGCATACCTCATTGGGACATGTGATGATCTTTGGGAAtttgcctttcttctccctctgTCCCTTTACCATAGCCTCAATGATACTAGGGTGATCGGTACCCAAGTTGACAAAACAATGGGTGATACCAGCATCCCAGATAGCCTCGAAGAAGGCAAATGATGCGGTATACATATCCTCACTTGCTGTTGAGTAAGAACGGTTCATAACTGCTGTTGGTGAAGGTGTGTGAAgagctgttgatgctttTGAGTGGCTGGCAGATAGAGACAGAGAGGGAATTTTTCCATCTCGCTGAGAAAgtgatgagattgctgcAGAGCTGTATCTCCTCACTGAGGACTGAAGCTGTGCTGGACGACATTTTGAGAGGCCTTGAGCGGCTAATCTGGATCTTTGAAggacagccatgatgaaaagTGTTCTATCGCTGAGTTAGTATCTGAATGTATTTTCATgaagtggtgatgaggctcaaTGAtgcatgatggcggtgtAAGTGTCACCCCAAAGCATAAACAAATGCCGAGCCTCACCCACTACCTCCAATACTTACTTACCTCAGTATCCCAGTCAatgatcaacaccaatcaGATAAGAGGGTGTCTACGAGATGGTTGCTGTAAGAATCTTGTAGTTGCAATAAAGACAAAACAGAAACAGGCCGGGTTTTGTTATCAAACTGTCACAACGCCCTTTGTTGTGTCCAAGCGGGTCTACACAAATGCCGTGTCTGGCCGTATCCGTCGTGCTCACGCGGTAagtgtcaagatgatgcGGGGTCAAGGAGGGGGGAGGCTAGAAGGGTTAACTGTGGGAATAGGGCGTTTTTGACAAGGGGGTTTTATCAGTGATGGAATGGCATGTTGACATGGGACTTTTGATATGATAAGTATCGTAGATAAGTATTGGGCTTCTGCTATATGTTCTATGGAAGATCCAGCCACTCACGGCCTTGATTGAGAGTCGGGAACTTGACTGTCATTGTGTTGAATGTGATGTTACCCCGGATTTTGAAGAAGTCTCCCACTAGTTTACGCCACCAGAAGGTCTAGGTAGATACGCGGGGAAATGATGCACTAACTTAACTAGAAGCCGAAGTGGGTCAATCTCATTACCAAGAACTCcaatgagatcaagcagCTCTCGACTAGAAGCTGAAGACTTGGTCCTCCAGCTTGCTCACTGGCCTTGCCTTCTGATAGCCCAGTGATTCGGTCGCCTTCTTCATTGCGCTGACCATTGGTGGCGGGCCACAGAGGAGAATCTTGATATCAGAAGCAGGTGCTGGGAAACGTTCCTAGTGAAAACATTGTTATTCCAAGGGTCGTCTTTCTATTTTGAATATTCATTCTTACCTTGATCATATCGGGCGTGACAAATCCGACGCCACCGTCCCATCTCTCCGGAGGATTGTTGAGCACATAGTACACCCTCAATTTATCATCCTCTCTTGCAAGCCTATCTATGTCTTCTTTCAACAGAATGTCCTCTGGGTTGACGTTAGCAAAGATCAGATCTACCTCCGTCCTATCACCGCTCTTTCTCCCTCGCACAATAGCCTTGATTATCTGCAGCATTGGAGTGATGCCGGTACCACCAGCGATCATGCCAAACCCTCTGACCATGTTAGGCGTGTAGACCATGGTGCCCTTTGGGCCCTTGACCTTTATCGTGCCACCAATCTTGAGCGTAGCGAGATGTCTGCTGATGTTACCGTTCGGATaggtcttgacaagaaggtcaaagTAGCCGGGATCAAAATCGGAGGAGATTGGCGTGTATGAGCGAACGacctccttggtcttgacctCCCCGGTCTTTGGGTCCTTCACATCGAGGTTTGCGGCAATGGAGATGTGCTGGCCGATGGGCAACCCGAGGATCGAGTTTGGGGTGGGAAGGCCAAAGCGGTAGATGGCAGTATTGTGAGAGAGGACGTCCTTCTTGATAAGAGGAAATTCTTTAAAGTTGTCCGGGTCAAGGACCTTGTTCGTTTCTATAAGAAGGTCAGTGTCCGTTGAGACATCGTCATGTCACAGAGTCTTACGATTGTTCAAGTATTGGTATCCCCCGAGAGCTGCGCAGACTGCTAATGCTAGAGGTAGCCAttgaggcttgaagaagactgtGCCTAGGATGAGGGCCGTACATGGTATGTATACACCAGTCACATATTGCGGTGCCAGTAGGCCTGCGGGCTTGCCTGTGTGGTTTCTCGGCATTGTTGCTTTGCTGACAATCGTTTGACGCTTAGGCAAGGTGTTTACAGATTGTCGAGTCTTCTCTTATTGCCAGGAATAGCTCAGCTAGATCTTTCTCGAGGCGCTATTTGCAGTTGCGACTTGTGGCTGGGAGCTTATTCCGGCTTACAGAACTTGGTTTCTCGAGGCGCAAGAGAGCAATAAATCGCGAGAGTGAGTGAGCGaatccatcatgacttcacCTCCCTCAAGGACCCCGCGGCTGCTCGAAGAGGTCCGAGCGCTGCCACCGGACTCGATGTCCTTAGTTGATTCTCCACGGAGCCGTTGTCGAAGTCAGGTTTCAGGAAGTCCACTGCCGCGGCTCTCAGATCAATCAACCGCGGGAATAGAGCCAACGAGATGATCAGGATAGACGTTACATTCTCGGAGGTCATCGTATCCGTAAAACCTCGCAATGGTCGTAAATCAGGTGGATTTAGATTGCAGATCTATCTCATGCGCATACTCGGGCCGCGGCCCGAGATATTCACTACTATTTTGAAGGCATCTCTAGTGAGGTCTGGCACTCCAGCCGCAGAACGATGTAAGATTACAACAAACATCGCTGCAGGCTTCATAAATGCATATATTCTACACCTACGAAAGACACTCATAATGTTGCATCAACTTACATCGTCATGGCGTCTCTCAGCTACGTCCTCTCCCTGCTGCAGGGTGTTCCAATCGCCGCCCAAGTCCTCACAATCATTGCAGCCATCCCGTTAGCGATATATGCGTACGACTGGCTTCGCAAAGAGAGGCTTTTCCCTGGATATCCACTCATTTCTCTGGATGGAAAGACACCGGAGGAGAGCTGGATCAACTTCCCAAAGGAAACTCTTGTCAAAGGAGCTCAGCTATGCCCGGATTCACCGTTTCAAATCGCCAGCTACACCGGCCCCAAACTGATTCTCCCCCAAAAGTATGCTGAAGAAGTTCGCGTCGCAGAAAATGCTCATTTCACAAAGTCTGTTACTGCCGACCTCCCATGGTCACTCCCCGGCTTCAAAGCGTTCCAACTGCAGCACGACCACGATCGAGTCCTCCCGACTGTCGTTCGCACCAAGCTTTCACTTTCTCTGAACCAACTTACAAAGGGAATCGTGGAAGAGACCCTCTCAGTCATTGAGGATCTATTCGGTGAGCAGACACGGGGAGGAGAATGGCAGACAATCTCCATCCGAGGGGCAGCGATGCAGATCGTCGCTCAGAATACTCTTCGTATCATGGTGGGCGAGAAACTATGCCGCGACCCGGAACTGATCGACATCCACACCAGACATGCTGGcgccatctttgctgccGGTAGTGAGATTCGAGCATTCCCTACTGCGCTCTGGCCCATCGTCCACTGGTTCTTACCTCTGCCCCAGCAGCTCCGTAAGCAGCTGAAGCGTGCGGAGGAAATCATGGGCCAGGAGGTGCGACGGCGTGAACAGGAGGCGAGGACGGCGATAGCGTCTGGCAAAAAGATGGCCAAGTTTGGTGACTCTGTGGCATGGCATGTGGATGTGCCCACCAGCTTGGGAGTCAAGGATTACGATCAGACCGCCGGCCAGTTGGCGTTCACCATGGCCGCTCTTCACAATACCAGCACAGTAAGTATCTCCAACCCCCAacattctttttttttttttttttttttttttctaaCGATGATACTCGCAGCAACTCGGCGGAGTCATGTGGGAGCTTTGCGAACACCCCGAATGGATTGACATCCTCCGTAAAGAGGTCATTTCTCTGGTGACCGAAATGGGATGGACCCGACAAACtcttgccaagatggacCTCATGGACgctttcttcaaggagaCTCAGACATATATCCGCGTCCCCTGACCACCGTGCGTCGATACGCCGAGAAGGACTTGGTATTCCACGATGGCCTCACGATCCCCAAAGGTCGTCGATTCTTTCTCATGCCCCTCATCCGCATCGACAAACAAGGAGAATTTGACCCGTACAGATGGGTCAAGAGGCGTGAGACGTCTGATGACCCCAAGGGTCTCCTCTTTGTTGCTGCGGGCCTGGAGAGCCAGACTTTTGGACTGGGGAAACATGCTTGTCCTGGGTACTACTCCCTTTACTTATTAAGTCCACAATTTGAGATCCAATTGCTGACCTATTTGTTTGCATCGCAGACGCTTCTTCGCCCATGACGAAATGAAGGTTGCCACTGCCCTTCTGATCCTCAAGTACGACTGGCGAAAGCTCCCTACCACGCCCAAGCCTTACTTTGGAGCAAAGGAAGACGTCGCCGTTTTCCCGGATGGCGTTGAGTTGGAGATCAAAGCCAGAAAGCCAGAGGTGGATCTTTCATGATCACGCTTGTGGTGTTGGGTGAAATATCGGCCATGAATTGGATGATAGCAGGTGCTCATTGGTCATTAGACGAATAAGTAGATACTATATATGTAAAAGCTTTCAAGAGCGAGTTGGTCTTGTATAAGCTCGTGAACTGgagcttcatcgtctgtGAATTGCATATCAATGTATCATGGCAATCCAATTCGTGTGCCCAGTCTTGAAGCTCTGCGGGCTCAAAACAAATTCCGTCACACTTAGTAATTCTGCTCAATGCTGAACATTTCGTCTCAGAAGTGTTTAGGTACCTGATCCCGTTTTCATTAACAAGTACATCTCACATTTCCGCAGtccatacatacatatcaCGCAACCCGATCACGACTGGTACACACTTGAGGGCTACGCAGAATCACGACTGCCTTGGCCATATTATTGACAAGTTGATTACATTTACACACAATCCTGAAGCAATCTACCTCCCCCTTCACTTGGAACCACCTGCAGAGGCATATTCCAACCCTGGGAACTCGGGCATCCATTTAGGCTTATGAGACAAGAACGCTTCCTGCGCAGGTCCAATCACATCCGAGCCCAAAGTATCCCCAACGGTATCCAGAGTCGCCGACGGAATGGCAAAGTTGTGACTGTACCCTTCCAGTTCGACAATCTTGTGCATAGTGCTGCCACAGTTCTTGCAAAAGACAGTGGTGACTGGCATGCCGAGGACGTGAGTGCCTTTGTATCTCTGTAGATGGTCTCTCCCTGcgatgatcttgacttctgtAGCGGGGACCATCATGTTTACGGCGAAGGGCGCCGAGTGGATTTTCTGGCAGGTGTTGCAGTAACAGATGATCTAGATACACGAGATAAGTATCATCCAGGTCGGGCCTCATTGCTCAAGGGAGATGAGAGTGGCCGGAGAAGTAACTTACCTTCTCTGTGGGCTCATAATCGAACTCGTACTTGACGGCCTTACACCAGCAACTTCCTGTGACTGGGGCCATGAGTGCTGATGCTTTCTGAGAATTCCTTAGGTATTTAGAGTGTGTATAGAGTTGAAGAGAGCTTGGGAGATACTGTCATAGAGATAAAGACTTTATCCTTATAAGAATGTCTGTTTCTGAAGTTCACATTATTATAACCTTTTACGTATAGATTGAAAGATTGTATCATAGGTCACATAGTATACATGAGGCTGTCCGCTACTAATCCCTGTAACCCGCGGCCCGACGGACATTGACAGCCACGGCTGCGCTAGCTGCGGCACTACGTAGACTTTTGCGTCGATGGTCATCACCGCGGCTGTGGTGTTTCATGTTAGGCAGGTAGGCAATAGCTCTAGGATCGAAAAAATACTCCCAGATATCCGGCGCTCAGATTACAAGACATCCGCGGCACAAATTAGAAGCATTGTGTATACCAGTAATGGCATGTATACAGCAGGCATGGCTTTCACTTAGCGGCCTTTCACTTAGTGGTCACTAAGTGAAAACTAACCGTGGCATATAGATCATCAACCTGGAGCGATTGTTATATGAGCTCTCTGCTTCGCACCCAAGGAGGGAATCCATCCACAGCACCAAGCCCCCAATGTGCAGGGACATTCTCACACTTTCCTACAGGCCATTGTCCTTACTCTACCCAAAATGTCTGAACCCCACCTCGTCGTGCGCAGCAGCCGCTCCCTCAAGGGGAAAGTCGCCATAGTTACTGGAGCTGGATGTGTAGGAGAAGGCATCGGTAACGGCAGAGCTGCGGCTATCCTCCTCGCCGAAGATGGATGCTCTCTCGTTTGCGTCGATCTCAATCAAGCGTGGGCGGACAAGACCGTGGAGATGATCAGAGCCGAAGGTTTCGGCAGCGCCGTCAGTATCGTCGCTGATGTTTCCAAAGAGGCGGAGTGCAAGAAGATCGTTGATCAAGCCATCTCGACATTCGGACGCCTGGATATTCTGGTCAACAATGTCGGAATTCCAGGACCGCCTGGAAATGTGACCGAAGTCGATATGGACAGATGGCGTCATGCGTTCTCAGTCAACCTGGAAagcatgatcttgatggccaGATTCGCAATTCCAGAGATGctcaagaatgatgaggattCAAAAGGCAGCATTGTGAATCTGAGCAGTGTCGCGGGACTGGGTGCTGCCGCCCCAAAGTTGTTGGCCTACGCTACGAACAAAGGCGCCATTGTCAACCTGACCAAGACTATGGCCCTAGAATATGGCAAACAAGGCATCCGTGTCAATTGCATTGCCCCTGGTAAGCTCCATGTCGTTGGCTACGATGCAACATTCTCTGACTCAGAACGATAGGGTCGGTTTACACACCTCTAACATACGCCAATCCCAACATAGAAATGACGACAGAGATGCGTGAGGCGAGGAAGAGTAATAACATGCTCGGGATCGAAGGTAACGGGTGGGATGTTGGCGATGCTGTGAGATATGTAGCTGGTCCTACGGCGAGATGGGTAACTGGCGTCATCCTGCCTGTAGATGCTGGTGTCACGGCGACAGCGCCGCTGAATGCACCGGCAACCAAATAGATGTGTGCGAGCGTCACTCAGTACCTCGAAGTTCGTGCTTGAGTCATTCTAGAACGTAGAAAGGCAGCAGGGTAAGCCCGCATCATGTTGATTCGAGTGGGGAGAAGCCGTTCCAGAACACTGTCGTCATAGCTGTGTCCCAATCCTCCAAAGCTACATTGCTAAAGTCCATACTCggttgatcttgtcctgaGAACATGACTGAGATATCAGGGGCGCTCGATTCCTGTCTAGCGTTGAGAACGAGGTTGTCACGCGCAGCCTTGAGTAAGTTAGACAAAGTAAGTGCATGACCGTCAATTTTGCGCAGTTCATCAATGATGATCATGCACGAGTCGAACCTGTGTTGAGCAATCTTgcgttcatcttcttcttgagaagcgagcTGAACAAGGCAATATTGGGCCACGGGAACAATTACACATGTGCTATCCGAGAGTCAGATCGTCGTCAGGATTCTTTGGAAGGTGTTTACTTACAGGCCATGACCAAGATGTGAAAGAAGACGGGCCCCGATGACTGTTTCGAGGGTGGAGATCACTTTTCCAACCGTGGCAGTCATGTCCTGTTTCATCTTGTATTCCCACTTAGATTTCTCTTGGGCCGCTAGGCCAGATGGCGTTACAAAGAGGTATGGTCGTAGGAGGGCAATGTGCGTGGCGCTAGAGGTACGTTAACCAGGAGTGCTCCTGATGGTATGGGAAACGTGTCGCTCACCCATGATGAATCTGGAAACGGTAGGCAGTAAGCCGCAGACATTCATCCGATGAACGGGTGTCCTGTGCCATATCGCCGACAATGTCTTGCTCGATTACCATCAAGTCTCTTACCCACACATCGATTTCAGCCGTGCTCGGAACATCGCTATCGGGCCTGTTGGTCTTGTGCAGAGCATCACGCAGGACAGACACCGACTTGGAGTACGAAACAGCGTATTGTATGAGTCGTTCAATGTTGTCAGAAATGAACCGTTGACGAACAATCGGATCCAGATGGTTGAGGTCTCCTAGGATGTCTTCCATTGAGAGGGCAGGCACTTGGCTTTCAGACCGTGTAATCTTCAGTGGGCATCCAGAAGTGATTGTTTCCCATGCATCGCTGGCCAGGCAGCAATGCCATCTTCGCAATTGCAGAGCCTTTTTTGTGGCGGGCTCGTTTCGCTGGAGGCGGACAGCAGAGTTGGTTGGGAATTGGCAGAGCCATCTCGCAACCCCGACTGCATGCCATCTTTTCGGGAAGTTCTTGTGATAGCGTGAGAAAAGCAACATAACTTGCGTGCATATCTCTTTGTTTTCCAGTTCGTTCATGTCATACA
This region of Fusarium verticillioides 7600 chromosome 3, whole genome shotgun sequence genomic DNA includes:
- a CDS encoding NADH-cytochrome b5 reductase 1, whose translation is MPRNHTGKPAGLLAPQYVTGVYIPCTALILGTVFFKPQWLPLALAVCAALGGYQYLNNQTNKVLDPDNFKEFPLIKKDVLSHNTAIYRFGLPTPNSILGLPIGQHISIAANLDVKDPKTGEVKTKEVVRSYTPISSDFDPGYFDLLVKTYPNGNISRHLATLKIGGTIKVKGPKGTMVYTPNMVRGFGMIAGGTGITPMLQIIKAIVRGRKSGDRTEVDLIFANVNPEDILLKEDIDRLAREDDKLRVYYVLNNPPERWDGGVGFVTPDMIKERFPAPASDIKILLCGPPPMVSAMKKATESLGYQKARPVSKLEDQVFSF